CATGCTCTGCCCAGTCGATTTGGCTTCCTTCAACCATTAAGAAGAAACCATCTTCGTCCTTGCTTAAACGCTCGATTGCTGTTTCAGTCATTTCTTCTAATGAAGGAATGCTGTCTGGACGGTCGATCATTTTTGGAAGACCACCATCAGCGAATAAACCTAAGATTTGCTCGCTATCATCGTTCATAAGCTCTTCTTTTGTTGATACAGTTGTATAACCTGCATCCTCAAATTCTCCTACAAGATCACGCTTATCTTTACGCATATCAGCAGAGAAGTTCTTTAAACCTCCACCAAGAAGAACGTCTAATTTATGCTCGCCATTTACTAATTCATCAAAGTAGTCATTAGCGATTGCATCCATATTTTTACGGCTCTCATCATGTGCACCATAAGCAGCTGGTGTAGCATGCGTAACCTCAGAAGTTGCAACTAAACCAGTTGCTTTTCCCATTTCTTTTGATTGCTCAAGAACTGTTTCGTATGGATTTTTTTCATTGTCCATACCGATTGCATTATTGTATGTCTTGATACCAGATGCCATTGCTGTTGCTGCAGATGCAGAGTCAGTAATGTTTTGTGCTGGATCATCCGGATATGTAGTTTGCATTCCGACTAAATACTTGTCGAACTCAGTTGGTTCCATTTCTTTTGTTTTCGGATTATCCTTCATGTAGCGGTGTGCAGCAAGCGGAGAAGGCCCCATACCGTCACCAATTAAAAAGATAACGTTTTTAATTTCTGGATCGCCTTTACTTTTTGCACTTGAAACAGTTGTATTTGATGTTGCCCCAATAACACCTGCAATGGCTACTGAAGATAGAATTGTAACCGGGACTAATTTCTTGAAAAGATCTTTACTTTTCATTGCTCATCCTCCTACTAGTTATCTTGTACACTAGTTTTATATTAATAGAGTTTTGTTAACCAAGTATTTACCTATTGTAAATTGTGGTAAAAATTATGTAAAAAATGTAAATATATTGTCAAAACATTGTTTACTTTTTTCCATTGTCGGGAAGTTTACTAGTTTGTGATAAAAGTTTGCTATAATTCTAGTAACTCTAATAAAAGGTGGTAGGTAGGATGTTGATGCTAAGGAGAGCCTTGTTACTAGTGATCCTGTTTTTTAGCTTCTCACATGTACAAGCTTATGCGGGTTCTTGGGAAGTTCCATATAAAGATGCATTAAACGTAGCTAATCAATTGAAACAAAAGCAAACATCATTTGATCGGGCAATCAATCAAGGAAATCTTGAGTTAGTCGATTCTTTATATAATGATTTTTCAGCTATGATCGGAAAAACAGAAAGAGCTATAGGGAAGGTTCCACGCAGTTCAAAGCGTGAGTATTTGTTGAAAGAATTTGTAAGACCAGCAAAAATCTCCAGAGAACGGGTCATTTATGAAGTATCACAGCTTCGTTTGCTAGAGCAAATCGATGCAAACGTGAAAAAAGGAAGCTTTAATGAAGCAAAAAACTTACTAGCAAAGCTTGATCGTTTAAAGAAGAGAGCTGTTGAAATTAAGAATGCGGGTGGATATGCTTCACTACCTGCTGCGGTAAATAGCTATCTTACAAATTATGAAAACACCTTGAGAGATACAATAGAAACAGGTAGTGCACCTAGCCTTTATTCTTCTATTTATAATGGAATCTCGAGTATAAAGCCAGAAATTAATGTTGGGAGTTTTTCAAAGGATTCAGATGTTGTTTTTGAAACATTGAATTCGGTTCTTCAAGATCATCCCGAGCTTTTTTATTTTAGCTATAAAGGGAGTTTGTTCTGGTCTGATGGGAGATTTGAAATTAAGTATCTTTATTCTACTAGTACAATCTTATCGATGAAGAGTCAGTTAGAGCAAAAGGCTAATCAGATTCTGGCTCAAACGATTACTCCTGGCATGTCTGAGTACGAAAAGGTAAAGGCCATTCATGATTACCTAGTTTTGAATATGGCGTATGATTATGATAATTATCTGCGAGGGTCTCTACCTGAAGATTCTTATAATGTGTATGGTGCACTTATTAAAGGGACAGCGGTTTGTGAAGGCTACACTGAAGCTATGATTTATTTGTTAGGTAAGTTGAATATTGAAACGAAGTATGTAACAGGTACAGCTAACGGTGGGGCTCATGCTTGGAATAAAGTAAAGATCGATGGTGCGTGGTATAACGTCGATGCAACTTGGAATGATCCTGTTCCGGATAAGAAAGGGTATGTGCGTTATGATTACTTCCTGGTGACGGATAGTGAATTGGCGAAGGATCATAAGTGGGATAATTCTGGGTTTCCGAAGGCGACGGATGGGCGATATATGAAATAGGTGGTTTTTAGATATGGCGGGCAGTCCAATTTTTGTGAGATTGGGCTGTTTTTGTTTTGTGTGAGACTGTTAGCACTTATGGGGGAGGTGTTTTGTCGGTCATCTCCT
This genomic stretch from Metabacillus sp. B2-18 harbors:
- a CDS encoding transglutaminase domain-containing protein; the protein is MLMLRRALLLVILFFSFSHVQAYAGSWEVPYKDALNVANQLKQKQTSFDRAINQGNLELVDSLYNDFSAMIGKTERAIGKVPRSSKREYLLKEFVRPAKISRERVIYEVSQLRLLEQIDANVKKGSFNEAKNLLAKLDRLKKRAVEIKNAGGYASLPAAVNSYLTNYENTLRDTIETGSAPSLYSSIYNGISSIKPEINVGSFSKDSDVVFETLNSVLQDHPELFYFSYKGSLFWSDGRFEIKYLYSTSTILSMKSQLEQKANQILAQTITPGMSEYEKVKAIHDYLVLNMAYDYDNYLRGSLPEDSYNVYGALIKGTAVCEGYTEAMIYLLGKLNIETKYVTGTANGGAHAWNKVKIDGAWYNVDATWNDPVPDKKGYVRYDYFLVTDSELAKDHKWDNSGFPKATDGRYMK